One Oncorhynchus mykiss isolate Arlee chromosome 9, USDA_OmykA_1.1, whole genome shotgun sequence genomic window, GGCTCTTCACCTGGTGGTGTGTGCTGTGgctaacccctctctctgtctctactgtagctcCTGGTTCCTCacctggtggtggtgtggtgtgtgctgttgctaacccctctctctgtctctactgtagctcCTGGTTCCTCacctggtggtggtgtggtgtggctaacccctctctctgtctctactgtagctcCTGGTTCCTCACCTGGTGGTGTGTGCTGTGgctaacccctctctctgtctctactgtagctcCTGGCTCCTCacctggtggtggtgtggtgtggctaacccctctctctgtctctactgtagctcCTGGTTCCTCACCTGGTGGTGTGTGCTGTGgctaacccctctctctgtctctactgtagctcCTGGCTCCTCACCTGGTGGTGTGTGCTGTGgctaacccctctctctgtctctactgtagctcCTGGCTCCTCACCTGGTGGTGTGTGCTGTGgctaacccctctctctgtctctactgtagctcCTGGCTCCTCACCTACGCTATACTCTGGAGATTAACTGCAGGGGGCGCACTCAGCTCCTCTCAGCCGACGGCATCTTCAAAAGGGTATGTCAGTCTTACCGTTCTATTCCttgtttacattttagcagacacttacAGTAGAGTGCAAACATTTTcgtacagccccccccccccccccccccgtgggaattgaacccgCAACCCTGGTGCCACACAGGACCCCAGTATCTTGAGGGCTCAACTTTAAAAGCATAGAATAGTTTTGAAATAGACAAGAGTATAATTGATGATGAAATACTGTCCCTCCAGGTGGTGTCTACAGGAGGGGAGGGGCTTCTGATCCTAGCCCAGAATGAGTACAAAGTCCTGACCTACCGCTCTCTGCAGCCCTACCAGGACTTCCAGCAGCGCGGAGCTACCAAGCTCAGAAACTACTTCTACAGGGAATACAGCCTGATGCTGTGGGACGCCATACACAGGTACAATACCCATCACCACTCCTTTATGACCACAGAGGTAGTGTTTATAAGGTTGTCGGAGGAAAGCAGGGAGAGGACATGGTCTTCAGGCCTGAAATATGGATATGTTGAAATGCACATTGGGAAAATAAGctatttcaccccccccccccccccccccccccccccctctctttctccctccccagtTTTGTCTCAGGGATGGTGTCACTGTACTACCATTATGACAGTGATGTAGTGGAGGACACTGAGCTGCAGGCCTGGATAAAGGACATCGCTGAGGAGGGCTTTGTTGATGTGCCCAGATTTGGTCAGTCATCCACCACTACCCCCCACCTCCTCAGACTCAGGACTGGATTCAATCCGTAAGCGTGGAAGATCTGCATGGCAGAGCGGTTGACATTTAAAGGCAACATTACCGTGTTCGTGGAATTGCATTCTCAGAAAATGCTGCATATGTCTGCTGAATccgaaattacctttaaatgtcaaCCGCGCTGCAACACAGATCTTCAGCGCTACGGATGGACCCTTAGTTGATAATGATGATTTCTTACTGGGTAATATTGACTGATGTGTGTgatgtttccttcctctcaggtCTGGCCAGGGAACTACACAACAAGACAGAACTGATCACACTGCTGAGTGTCGCTATCTTCACAAGCTCAGCACAGCACGCAGCCACCAACAAtggacaggtacagtacacacacacacagtcttgtacagctaatcTTGTGGGAGCACACAATTCAGTCGCATTTCAAATCCCATTTTCCATAACCATTAATCCTAACCTAGCTCaaagttttgtttgtttactattcttgtggagaCTTCtgtctggtccccacaagaatagtaaaaaaacaaaacacacacacacctattaagTTACTCATCTCACTCTAACATAGTTTGACTGGTGTGCGTGGGTACCCAACACCCCGTGCACAATGCGCCACCCTCCCCCGACGGATAAGGACGCTGTTACCATGGAGATGATCATGGACACCCTCCCAGACGTCAGCCAAACATGTTTGGAGATGGCGATCACATGGCACCTGGGTCGGCCACAACCGGACGCAGTAAGTTAAAACAACAACAGTGGGTCACGTTTATAGTATGAAATGGGATGAAACTAGAATGCAACGCTCGTCTCCCACCTTTTCTTTCCCACCTTTGGTTATAAACATAGATGGGTAAACTCTGATCACAAGGCACAGTGAAAAAAGTAACACTCCCTGTACTTTCAATCATAAAATAAAACCAGAGATTCATATAGCTAAATGTAAATATTTCAAGCTAGGATTCTTCACTTCTCCATTTTGCATTTTCTCTCTAGTCTCGGGAATTCCCAGACGTAGGGCAACAGCGCATTGGTACATCTGCAGATAGACTATTTCCTCTCCACTCTCTTTTCATGCTTTTTAGTTCCCCTTCTCTCCCACCCTACAGGTCCCATTGGGTCAGGACCAGTATAGAGCCTTACTCTTCCTCCTTTCGCCCATTTTTCTCATTGGGTCAGTACCAGGAGCAGTACTTTACTGAGACCCAAGCACATACTAACCCTACACACCCtccttctcccgctctctccttccttctcccctctctccctcctcctctctccctccttccttcagaTTCCATTGGGTCAGTACCGGGAGCAGTACTTCACAGAGTCCCAGGCCCAGGAGGTGATTGACAAGTTCAAACAGGAACTGAAGGAGATAGAGGAACACATCCTGACCCAGAACGAGGGACTAGAGCTGCCCTATCTTTTCCTCCTGCCCAGCCGCATCGAGAACAGCATCACTATAtaatatactgaacagaaatattaACGCAATAATtgtaaagattttactgagttacagttcatataaggaaatcagtcaattgaaataacctcattaggccctaatctatggatttcacatgactgggaatacagatatgcatctggacacacaaaaaaatatatttttcaataggggcgtggatcaggaaaccaatctggtgtgaccaccacttgCCTCATGCAACGCAACACGTCTCCTTCAAATAAAGTTGATCAGGGTGTTGATtgcggcctgtggaatgttgtcccactcctcttcaatggctgtgcgaagttgctagatattggcaggaactgaaaCACgatgtcgtacacgtcgatccagagcatcccacacatgctcaacgagtgacatgtctggtgagtatgcaggccatggaagaactgggccattttcggcttccaggaattgtgtgcagatccttGCCACATGGGGccatgaatggcacgacaatgggcctcaggatctcgtcacggtatctctgtgcattaaaattgccatcgataaaatgcaattgtgttggcTGTTTGTAGCTTCTGCCTGCCCATGCCATAACCTGtttacaatgttgacatcagtaaactgcTTGCGCACAACGTCATACATGTGGtcagcggttgtgaggccggttggacgtactgccaaaatctccaaaacgacattggagacggcttatggtagagaaattaacattaaattctctggcaataactctggtggacattcctgcagtcagcatgccaatttcacactccctcaaaacttgagacatttgtgttgtgtgacacaactgaacattttagcggccttttattgtccccagcacaaggtaatgatcatgcggtttaatcagcttcttgatatgccacacctgtcaggtagatgaattatcttggcaaaggaaaaatacccactaacagggatgtaaaaaaaaaaatctgtgatcttttatttcagctcatgaaaaatgggaccaacacttgttgcgtttatatttttttgttcaatgtaataacagaaccaaaagcttaccttgactagGGAAGAGTTCCCAATGTTGAATAGTCATAGCCAcctagcatccctctctgtttgagtaggctaaacaaGCTAACTGCATTCACTAGCTGTgaaaatgggggaaaaaaatacaacGGAATATAGCTCTCTCGCTCACATGCTTCTCCTTAATTTAATAGAAATGAATTTtctcaaaactgttcaactaaactactagctagctgtagtttatgctttcagcACTAGATTAACTCTCtggtcctttgattgggtggacatgtcagttcatgctgcaagagctctgatcggaggatgtcctccaacctgaAGTTttcattattactgtgtaaatctaTGGAAGGTGGTGAGAACCACAattctcctaggttttgtattgaagtcaatttaCCCAGAGGAGGGAAACTAGATGTCcaccagctacaccatggtgctactgtAGATCTTTATTGCAAAAGTGTGTTTTAAGCAATTATTTGGGGGCATgtgaatatattttgtatagttttaaCTTTAATGTTTCACAATATTTCtttttctgaaattcactgatGAGGATGGTCTTCCCCTGTGAAGCCTTCACTGATACATAGTGTAATAACAGACCATACATACTATATAGATTAAAACCAGGGACTGGAGCTGCCTTACCTTTTCCTACTGCCCAGCTGCATAGTGAACAGCATCACTATAGAGCAGGGATTCCCAAACGCCGTCCtgcactgcaccccccccccaaataaaacgTTATTTTTAAAACTACACAACAATCAGGATTTATTACATCAAACTGTATCAAGGCTGGACAAAATTCAAAACTTTTCATTAGATTTCCAAAACTAGAAAGCCAAGAGATCTGACTGAACAGTCAAAAAAAAAagcagagaaattaacattctgtCCAATAAGGCACTAGATTAGAACATACAAAGAACAGCTTCTGTCACATAAGGCACAACATTCTAGAAGTTCTAAAAAAAACACTAGAAGTTCAAACTTCTGTGCAGCTTCTAAAAACAAGTTAAGGCTTCAAACAAATACAACTATAATTTGAGAAATTGCAAGATATGTTTTACCTGAGGGGAAGACAGGCACAGTGAATTAACAAAGCAGTTATTATTCCTAATTCTGTAGACGCTAGCAAGGAAATAATACAACTCTGGTGATTTGATTTCAGTAGATTAAATGATAGCATGGTGTTAGTGATTAACAAATATATTGATCATACACATACATAGGCTTACTCCCAATTCTCCACCCTTCTtccaaagtgtgcacttgcatACTCCCGCCCATGGATTCAAGAGTGCTGGGAA contains:
- the LOC110531448 gene encoding polyunsaturated fatty acid lipoxygenase ALOX12 isoform X2; the protein is MRLSDDTSPQLLAHRKAELQERQALYRWIAWAPGIPKCIEAKTEADLHQDVRFDNEKRSDFESSLHYALLELSLKKLAIRFGKSWDNLEDFKRCFWKLRSPISEYCMEHWKEDSFFGYQCLNGSNPRMIQRCKKLPGNFPVSGDMVQGSLAPRTTLEKELKAGNIYLVDYAIMDGVPTNVIRGKPQYIAAPLCLLYEHPDQGLIPIAIQLGQTPGLDTPIFLPKNPPLAWLLAKIWVRHSEFQVFQLLSHLLRTHLVVEVFCVSTLRQLPAVHPVYKLLAPHLRYTLEINCRGRTQLLSADGIFKRVVSTGGEGLLILAQNEYKVLTYRSLQPYQDFQQRGATKLRNYFYREYSLMLWDAIHSFVSGMVSLYYHYDSDVVEDTELQAWIKDIAEEGFVDVPRFGLARELHNKTELITLLSVAIFTSSAQHAATNNGQFDWCAWVPNTPCTMRHPPPTDKDAVTMEMIMDTLPDVSQTCLEMAITWHLGRPQPDAIPLGQYREQYFTESQAQEVIDKFKQELKEIEEHILTQNEGLELPYLFLLPSRIENSITI